From a region of the Bacteroidales bacterium genome:
- a CDS encoding amidohydrolase family protein, with protein MKKLLIFLFSFLISLSYGQEKTNVNETYDVVILNGRVMDPETMFDDVANVGIKDGKIAIITKSQIKGKETIDATGHVVAPGFIDTHYHAMDVFASKMALRDGVTTGMDLEAGSFNVKDWYAEKAKTGWQVNYGSSASLLYNRMAVHDPDAELSVPVDFSTLPTYAAKAFGDGVQGWAETISTIEDMNKIMQLLDEDLRQGAIGLAAPIAYMAIGLSSYELFEAQKVVGNYGRLTSVHSRYHLLSETPTEAPIAFDEVFTNAMLVGAPLLMAHNNDYGWWEIEEKLQMARDKGLNMWSEYYPYAAGSTTIAAAFLTPAEWVEKRGYKYEETIYDPIDDKYLTNETYAALMKKEPGRSVVVEFPYRKEWMNNWLAIPHMTIAADAMAGVGADGKLLPWDADWSEYRGHPRTSGSRGAVFRMGREQGIPLMFTIAQASYWPAKHLGDCGLETMKQRGRLQIGKIADITIFDPVNVTDNSSFKVGEHGTPTTGIPYVLVNGVIVVKNNEVLPVKPGKEIRFPIEAKGRFTPIDRNKWLNEHTIGLNPDLIDTHVDDDNCAGKILDKKQ; from the coding sequence ATGAAAAAACTTCTAATTTTTCTATTTAGTTTCCTGATATCCTTATCATATGGTCAGGAAAAAACAAACGTAAATGAAACCTATGATGTGGTCATATTAAACGGCCGGGTAATGGATCCCGAGACCATGTTTGACGATGTGGCAAATGTGGGTATTAAAGATGGAAAAATAGCCATCATAACCAAATCCCAAATCAAAGGAAAAGAAACCATTGACGCTACAGGACATGTAGTTGCGCCTGGTTTTATAGACACTCACTACCATGCAATGGATGTTTTTGCTAGTAAGATGGCGTTAAGAGATGGTGTTACTACCGGTATGGATCTTGAAGCGGGTTCATTCAATGTAAAAGATTGGTACGCTGAGAAAGCAAAAACGGGTTGGCAGGTGAACTACGGTTCATCTGCTAGTTTACTATATAATAGAATGGCTGTGCATGATCCTGATGCTGAATTGAGCGTGCCGGTCGACTTTTCGACTTTACCAACCTATGCTGCAAAAGCTTTTGGAGATGGTGTTCAAGGATGGGCAGAGACGATATCCACAATCGAGGACATGAATAAAATAATGCAGCTATTGGATGAAGATTTAAGGCAAGGAGCCATTGGTCTTGCTGCTCCCATCGCATATATGGCAATTGGACTTAGTAGTTACGAACTTTTTGAAGCTCAAAAGGTGGTTGGAAATTATGGTCGCCTTACATCTGTTCACTCCAGGTATCATCTTTTATCGGAAACACCTACTGAAGCTCCAATCGCCTTTGATGAGGTGTTTACCAATGCAATGTTAGTAGGAGCTCCATTATTAATGGCGCATAACAATGATTATGGCTGGTGGGAAATTGAGGAAAAATTACAAATGGCTAGAGATAAAGGGTTGAATATGTGGTCAGAATATTATCCTTACGCTGCAGGGTCAACAACGATAGCTGCAGCTTTCTTGACCCCTGCTGAGTGGGTAGAAAAACGTGGTTACAAATACGAAGAAACCATCTACGACCCTATTGATGACAAATACCTTACCAACGAAACCTATGCGGCACTGATGAAAAAAGAACCTGGTCGCTCTGTTGTGGTTGAATTTCCTTACAGAAAAGAATGGATGAATAATTGGTTGGCAATTCCTCACATGACTATAGCAGCTGATGCCATGGCTGGTGTTGGTGCTGACGGTAAATTGTTACCATGGGATGCTGATTGGTCTGAATATCGTGGTCATCCGCGAACTTCTGGCTCACGTGGTGCTGTTTTTAGAATGGGACGTGAACAAGGAATCCCACTTATGTTTACCATAGCGCAAGCGAGTTACTGGCCGGCCAAACATTTAGGAGATTGTGGTCTTGAAACCATGAAACAACGTGGTCGTCTTCAGATTGGAAAAATTGCTGACATTACCATTTTTGACCCTGTAAACGTTACAGATAATTCTAGTTTTAAAGTTGGAGAGCATGGAACACCAACAACAGGCATACCTTATGTTCTTGTAAATGGAGTCATTGTGGTAAAAAACAATGAAGTGCTGCCTGTGAAGCCGGGAAAAGAAATTCGTTTCCCAATAGAAGCCAAAGGCAGATTTACTCCAATTGATCGAAACAAATGGTTGAATGAGCATACTATTGGCTTAAATCCAGATCTTATAGATACTCATGTTGATGATGACAATTGTGCAGGAAAAATACTTGATAAAAAACAATAA
- a CDS encoding beta-lactamase family protein, with protein MDNFIKVAQVSAFLCLAVFALPAVAQQASTQIEKALKVEGARVTLPVGEAITKDVFTPEWIDKARKSWDNFHFQMGGDHALYYAMHLQEFMYSAESAPSMEYRPLERNIRPEIRNVRQQTSKGNITLEEYMNDTLYRAQGMMMIHKGKVVYESYPGMRPSDRHLTSSTGKITCGLVIAQLIKEGKIDEKKNIADYIPELKNTAWDGVTVYSVANMCTALDNEETIEHILQPDSPVTRFLAACAGSPRATTGKLETWLEVAQDQQKLPGNEKQGEVFRYASINTAILTKLAENVENKNWGLIFEERVWSKVHARRSILFPLSPTGFALPLGFVAATLEDYTRFAAMFTPSWNAVSSERIVDEDLLKLFYDNIDKERYAKGAKLQTSIADFNEAAMGNALQWDFIWEDGAMAKSGNLCQMIYVDPKRDFASVFFSLTPFVDGYGEFKAGAFQRAAAKMLNGE; from the coding sequence ATGGACAACTTCATTAAAGTAGCGCAGGTTTCAGCCTTTCTTTGCCTGGCGGTGTTTGCGTTGCCAGCGGTGGCTCAGCAGGCCAGCACTCAGATCGAAAAAGCACTAAAAGTGGAAGGCGCACGGGTCACACTGCCCGTTGGTGAAGCAATAACAAAAGATGTTTTCACTCCAGAATGGATTGATAAAGCGCGTAAAAGCTGGGATAATTTTCACTTCCAAATGGGTGGTGACCATGCCTTATACTATGCGATGCACTTGCAGGAGTTTATGTACTCGGCTGAATCTGCACCAAGCATGGAGTACAGACCGCTTGAACGTAATATCCGTCCGGAAATCCGTAATGTCAGACAACAAACGAGCAAGGGTAATATTACATTGGAAGAATATATGAATGATACTTTGTATCGTGCGCAAGGTATGATGATGATTCACAAAGGTAAGGTAGTTTATGAAAGCTATCCGGGTATGCGCCCTTCAGATCGTCACTTAACTTCTTCTACTGGAAAAATTACCTGCGGACTTGTAATCGCGCAATTGATTAAAGAAGGGAAAATTGACGAAAAGAAAAATATCGCTGATTACATTCCTGAATTAAAAAACACGGCTTGGGATGGCGTAACTGTTTACAGTGTAGCCAACATGTGTACCGCACTGGATAATGAAGAAACAATTGAACACATTTTACAGCCAGACTCACCGGTAACTCGTTTTCTTGCAGCCTGCGCAGGTAGCCCAAGGGCTACAACCGGAAAACTGGAAACCTGGCTTGAAGTTGCTCAGGATCAACAAAAATTACCCGGAAACGAAAAACAAGGGGAAGTGTTTCGTTACGCATCTATCAATACAGCTATTTTAACAAAGTTGGCTGAAAACGTTGAAAATAAGAATTGGGGACTCATTTTTGAAGAGCGTGTATGGTCTAAAGTACATGCAAGAAGATCGATATTATTTCCGTTGAGTCCTACAGGATTCGCGTTGCCACTTGGCTTTGTTGCAGCAACCTTAGAAGACTATACAAGATTCGCAGCCATGTTTACACCAAGCTGGAATGCAGTATCGTCTGAGCGAATTGTGGATGAAGATCTATTGAAATTATTCTATGATAATATTGATAAAGAACGTTATGCAAAAGGAGCTAAACTTCAAACTTCAATAGCGGATTTCAATGAAGCAGCCATGGGTAATGCTCTCCAGTGGGACTTTATTTGGGAAGATGGTGCCATGGCAAAAAGCGGAAACTTATGCCAAATGATTTATGTAGATCCAAAACGTGACTTTGCAAGTGTCTTCTTTTCACTGACTCCATTTGTAGATGGCTACGGTGAGTTTAAAGCAGGCGCTTTTCAACGTGCCGCAGCGAAAATGCTCAATGGAGAATAA
- a CDS encoding beta-lactamase family protein: protein MKKYIVLFFIALVSSLMTVQQAFAQENMDTRFEEIKSEAQRLMDEIKVPGIAIGIMHDGKVQMAGLGITNVDDPQAVTEATVFYIGSISKSFTSTVVLKMSERGELDLEAPVRKYLPEFSVLDREASEKAKVIDLFQHRTGWQGDYFEDPSSGEDALEKAVRSFRFLPQRTPYGEVWAYNNNNFIIAGRLIQVVSRAKSYEQKVKDELFLPLGMTHSSFFMAELMAERFAVGHAGVYDGTSEPKVSFAPFPRSVYPAGGILSNVSDMMKYMKFQMDGKDKDGSQLLSPKLLNMAHSPLVEGELSENNGVTWFVEDIGGVRTVFHAGRSAGATAKMLFAPDKKFGIVVLTNSDRGIEVYDAVIALALKKYLDIEKTPLVAITADRSSLEPFVGLWLGDNEDYKIYFDNDQLMAERLYKPLGDLQIYKNPPPISMSSAGKDMVIMTDGAFKGTVGELLRDKSGKPAFLSMQHRIFRRSTGEND from the coding sequence ATGAAAAAATACATTGTACTATTTTTTATTGCACTAGTCTCGTCATTGATGACAGTTCAACAGGCATTTGCACAAGAAAACATGGACACGCGGTTTGAGGAAATTAAGAGCGAAGCTCAGCGACTCATGGACGAGATCAAAGTCCCAGGTATAGCCATTGGGATCATGCACGATGGCAAGGTCCAAATGGCCGGCCTCGGCATTACCAATGTTGACGATCCTCAGGCTGTCACTGAAGCCACCGTGTTTTATATCGGCTCCATATCGAAGTCTTTTACGTCCACCGTAGTTCTTAAAATGTCAGAACGCGGAGAGCTCGACCTCGAAGCCCCGGTTCGGAAGTATCTCCCTGAGTTTTCGGTCCTGGATAGAGAGGCTTCAGAAAAGGCGAAGGTCATCGACCTTTTCCAGCACCGAACAGGCTGGCAAGGCGACTACTTTGAGGATCCCAGTTCGGGTGAAGATGCCTTGGAGAAGGCCGTGCGGTCTTTTCGATTCCTACCGCAACGCACACCTTATGGCGAGGTCTGGGCCTACAACAATAACAACTTCATCATTGCAGGACGCCTCATTCAAGTTGTTAGCCGTGCAAAATCTTATGAACAAAAAGTTAAGGACGAGTTGTTTCTGCCCCTGGGCATGACGCACAGCTCCTTCTTCATGGCGGAACTAATGGCAGAACGCTTTGCTGTTGGCCATGCCGGAGTATATGACGGGACGTCCGAACCTAAGGTCAGCTTTGCACCTTTTCCGCGCAGCGTCTATCCGGCCGGAGGCATACTCAGTAATGTCAGTGATATGATGAAGTATATGAAATTTCAGATGGACGGTAAGGACAAGGACGGCAGTCAACTGTTGTCTCCAAAGTTGCTGAATATGGCGCACAGTCCCTTGGTCGAAGGCGAGCTGAGTGAAAACAACGGTGTTACGTGGTTCGTTGAGGATATCGGCGGTGTGCGAACCGTTTTTCATGCCGGTCGGTCGGCAGGGGCTACCGCCAAAATGCTGTTTGCACCAGATAAGAAATTTGGAATCGTTGTTCTTACGAACAGCGACCGCGGTATTGAAGTGTACGATGCGGTAATCGCACTGGCTCTCAAAAAGTATTTAGATATTGAGAAAACACCCTTGGTTGCAATCACTGCAGATCGTAGTTCCCTTGAGCCTTTCGTAGGACTTTGGTTAGGGGATAATGAAGACTACAAAATCTATTTTGACAACGACCAGCTCATGGCTGAGCGCTTGTACAAACCACTAGGAGACCTCCAAATTTATAAGAACCCTCCACCGATTTCGATGAGTAGCGCGGGTAAAGACATGGTTATCATGACAGATGGTGCCTTTAAAGGAACGGTTGGTGAGTTGCTGCGTGACAAGTCTGGAAAGCCGGCGTTCCTTAGCATGCAGCACCGGATCTTCCGTCGCTCCACCGGGGAAAACGATTAA
- the bla gene encoding class A beta-lactamase encodes MKKNIVLLFTVIIASLFTVQPAFAQEQNMKDVSQKIEKLSEGLVGRIGVAAQEIGGDVVIAVNGDETFAMASTYKVAIATTVLDRVDKGELSLDQLVEVPLDMFVTGVIALAETFPHPGIQLSVANLIEVMITESDNTATDVCMGLAGGPAAVTKNLRRLGINDFRVDRTTREILMDFYGLSGATPEIVAEGIKNNPALVMAQIDPNPDFEADPRDHATPLAMLKLLLAIDGGTAMSAESSKFLLGVMSRTRTGAGRIKGLLPKGASVAHKTGTAGGIANDVGYVTLPDGRRFAIAVFTNSSKTSVADRDRAIAEVSRTLYDFYYLMAQDK; translated from the coding sequence ATGAAAAAAAACATTGTACTATTATTTACTGTAATAATCGCGTCATTATTTACAGTTCAACCGGCATTTGCTCAGGAACAAAATATGAAAGATGTTTCTCAGAAGATTGAGAAACTTTCGGAGGGGCTGGTTGGCCGCATTGGTGTGGCTGCACAGGAAATCGGCGGCGACGTGGTCATAGCGGTCAATGGTGATGAGACCTTCGCCATGGCCAGCACCTACAAGGTGGCGATCGCCACAACTGTGCTGGATCGCGTGGACAAGGGGGAACTCAGTCTCGACCAACTGGTCGAAGTCCCGCTCGACATGTTCGTCACCGGCGTAATTGCGCTTGCCGAGACGTTCCCGCACCCCGGGATCCAGCTCTCGGTGGCGAACCTGATAGAGGTGATGATCACGGAAAGCGACAACACGGCGACCGACGTCTGTATGGGGCTGGCAGGCGGACCAGCGGCGGTGACCAAGAACCTGCGCCGGCTCGGGATCAACGATTTCAGGGTCGATCGGACTACCCGCGAGATTCTCATGGATTTCTACGGCTTGTCGGGGGCCACGCCAGAAATTGTCGCTGAGGGCATCAAAAACAACCCGGCATTGGTGATGGCCCAGATTGATCCCAATCCGGACTTCGAGGCGGATCCCCGCGACCACGCAACGCCCCTTGCGATGCTGAAACTCCTGCTTGCCATCGACGGTGGTACGGCGATGAGCGCCGAGAGCAGCAAGTTCCTGCTGGGAGTCATGTCGCGCACGCGCACCGGCGCTGGCCGTATCAAGGGGCTGCTGCCGAAGGGAGCGTCCGTAGCGCACAAGACCGGAACCGCAGGCGGAATTGCCAACGACGTCGGTTATGTCACGCTCCCTGACGGTCGGCGGTTTGCCATCGCCGTGTTCACCAACAGCAGCAAGACATCCGTGGCGGACAGGGATCGGGCAATTGCAGAAGTTAGCCGGACTCTGTACGACTTTTATTATTTAATGGCACAAGACAAATAA
- a CDS encoding hydrolase, translating into MKRTIFALFISALIFTSCQQTATKKAADPNQEFDVVILNGRVMDPETNFDGIRNVGVKDGKIAIITEATINGKESIDAKGLVVAPGFIDGHQHCIEPYQYRLMLRDGRTTLLDTEIGAHGPKLDEWYKRREGKAPVNFGVAVAHEFARAEVLDGFTDWKYLYSPDAGQSRLTKEGWSKTRPTLEQGNQILALIDQGLQQGGLGIGSTVGYMRAGVSAREIFELQKLGGLYGRFISMHFRYTPGDDTGEVNGIQEMLANAAALGTPAIAAHFNNPGYNMVHELLMRIRERGYNVWGEIYPYAAGSTALNAVFLEPEVWVNALGNKYEETIQDVATGEFYTQKSREEMLKKEPTRLVLVYKIPESAIVDWIKMPGVAIGSDGMPMIPDDNLTWDTPYEDLPNTHPRTSGSFATVLRLARENDIPLMQAVSMTSYNYAKPLGEMGLKSMQVRGRMQEGMVADITIFDPETVRDNSTYANGALPSSGILHVLVNGTLVMKDQEPLKGVNPGQPIRFEPVKSKFEPLTIEGWNNTFYASPIDFGGGIPCCDFANEKGHKH; encoded by the coding sequence ATGAAAAGAACAATTTTTGCCTTATTTATTTCAGCTCTTATTTTTACGAGCTGCCAGCAAACAGCTACTAAAAAAGCTGCCGATCCGAATCAGGAATTTGATGTGGTCATCCTTAATGGCCGAGTAATGGACCCCGAAACCAATTTCGACGGTATTCGAAATGTAGGAGTTAAAGATGGTAAAATTGCCATCATAACCGAAGCCACTATTAATGGTAAAGAAAGTATTGATGCGAAAGGTTTGGTCGTGGCGCCAGGATTTATCGATGGGCACCAACATTGTATTGAGCCCTATCAATACCGGTTGATGCTACGCGACGGTCGTACGACGCTTCTGGACACCGAGATCGGCGCTCACGGGCCAAAGCTCGACGAGTGGTACAAGCGACGAGAAGGAAAAGCACCGGTGAATTTTGGTGTGGCGGTGGCTCACGAATTTGCGCGGGCGGAGGTGTTGGACGGCTTTACCGATTGGAAATATCTCTACAGTCCCGACGCTGGCCAATCCCGTCTCACAAAGGAGGGTTGGTCAAAGACCCGGCCGACCCTGGAGCAGGGTAACCAGATCCTTGCCCTGATTGACCAAGGCTTACAGCAGGGAGGACTTGGAATCGGCTCTACCGTTGGCTACATGCGCGCGGGGGTCTCGGCCCGCGAGATATTCGAACTGCAAAAGCTGGGCGGGCTATACGGCCGCTTTATCAGTATGCATTTCCGCTATACACCGGGCGATGATACCGGCGAAGTCAACGGTATCCAGGAGATGCTCGCAAATGCGGCGGCATTAGGGACACCGGCCATCGCCGCCCATTTCAACAATCCGGGATACAATATGGTGCATGAGCTTTTGATGCGGATACGGGAACGGGGTTACAACGTCTGGGGCGAAATCTATCCATACGCTGCGGGTTCAACAGCTTTAAATGCCGTATTTCTTGAACCCGAAGTTTGGGTGAATGCCCTGGGCAACAAATATGAGGAAACCATACAAGATGTGGCAACCGGTGAGTTCTACACCCAGAAATCGCGTGAGGAGATGCTTAAAAAGGAACCCACACGCCTCGTGCTTGTCTACAAGATCCCGGAATCGGCTATTGTTGACTGGATCAAAATGCCTGGTGTTGCCATTGGCAGCGACGGCATGCCAATGATCCCAGACGACAACCTGACCTGGGACACGCCCTATGAAGATCTGCCCAATACCCACCCGCGGACTTCCGGGTCTTTTGCCACAGTGCTTCGCCTTGCCAGAGAAAACGATATCCCGCTGATGCAGGCCGTATCCATGACCAGTTACAATTATGCAAAGCCGCTGGGTGAGATGGGTTTGAAGTCCATGCAGGTTCGCGGACGGATGCAGGAAGGTATGGTGGCCGATATTACCATTTTCGATCCTGAAACCGTCAGAGACAATTCGACCTACGCAAACGGAGCACTTCCGTCTTCAGGAATCCTTCATGTGCTTGTTAACGGAACCCTTGTCATGAAAGATCAGGAACCACTGAAAGGCGTGAATCCTGGGCAGCCGATCCGCTTCGAACCAGTTAAGAGCAAATTTGAGCCGCTCACCATCGAGGGGTGGAACAATACCTTCTATGCCTCCCCGATCGATTTCGGCGGTGGGATTCCTTGTTGCGACTTCGCCAATGAAAAAGGTCATAAACATTAA
- a CDS encoding threonine/serine exporter family protein, whose amino-acid sequence MIEAKFSVVSKVSFDDGWRFILKVGVVAHKYGSTSARLESFLVDLSKSFGYEGVFRSNPSEIVFGLRETPESPQRVEVIATLPPDVNLDKLAQLGDLLKEYSTETMSLKEAYPRIDAIEHVQPSWGKFATMLGYAFVGLGLAALLGAGWVDLLFATIFTLFISTLIITSCQQTLKIINPIKIKL is encoded by the coding sequence ATGATAGAAGCAAAATTCTCAGTAGTCTCCAAGGTTTCCTTTGATGATGGATGGCGTTTCATATTAAAGGTAGGCGTTGTAGCCCATAAATACGGCTCTACATCAGCGCGACTGGAATCATTTCTTGTTGACCTGTCAAAAAGTTTTGGCTATGAGGGTGTATTTCGGTCAAACCCCTCCGAAATTGTTTTTGGTTTAAGGGAAACCCCTGAGTCGCCTCAGCGTGTAGAAGTTATTGCTACATTGCCCCCAGATGTCAATCTGGATAAACTGGCCCAACTGGGTGACCTGCTGAAGGAATATAGCACTGAAACAATGTCGCTTAAAGAAGCCTATCCACGTATCGATGCCATTGAACATGTACAGCCATCGTGGGGAAAGTTTGCTACTATGTTGGGCTATGCTTTTGTTGGCCTTGGCCTTGCAGCCCTTCTGGGTGCTGGTTGGGTTGATCTCTTATTTGCAACAATTTTTACCTTATTTATTTCAACTCTTATTATTACGAGCTGTCAACAAACACTAAAAATTATAAATCCAATTAAAATTAAATTATGA